The window CAGAAGCTGAATTACTCAAGCTCATTGATGATTTAAACCAAGACCCTGAAATTGATGGAATTTTAGTTCAACTTCCATTACCTGCGGGTATTGATAACGTCAAAGTCATTGAGCGTATTCACCCAGACAAAGACGTGGATGGGTTTCATCCATACAATGTCGGCCGACTGTGCCAACGTGCACCACGCCTTCGCCCATGCACCCCAAAAGGAATTGTTACTCTGCTTGAACGTTGTGGTATCAACACCTATGGTTTAAATGCTGTAATTATTGGTGCATCGAACATTGTTGGTCGTCCAATGAGCCTAGAGCTTCTGCTAGCAGGCTGCACCACAACAGTAACCCACCGCTTTACTAAAGATTTAGAGCACCACGTTCGCCATGCTGATTTAGTGGTCGTCGCTGTGGGGAAACCTAATTTTATTCCTGGAGAATGGATTAAGCCAGGTGCAATTGTGGTCGATGTCGGTATCAACCGTTTAGAGAGCGGAAAAGTCACCGGAGATGTCGATTTTGACGAAGCCGCGAAAAACGCAGCTTGGATAACCCCCGTTCCTGGTGGTGTTGGCCCAATGACCGTTGCGACTTTAATTCAAAACACCCTTCAGGCATGTGAAGAGTACCACGATATTTAATGTAATTTTGGAGTTATCATGGATATATTCAATTTAAATGGCCACCCACACGTTGAATTGTGTGATTTGCTGAAAATTGAAGGCTGGGCGGAAAGCGGTGCAATGGCAAAAGCCATGATTGCAGATGGCTTAGTTGAAGTTGATGGCGTGGTCGAAACACGTAAACGCTGTAAAATTGTCGCGGGTAAAATCGTTTCAATGGGCAGCGAAAAAATTAAAGTTGTAGAATAATACCGTTAGATAGGCTGAAATATTTCAGCCTATCTCCTTTCTAAAACCAATAGTGCCCTCCCTCCCCCTTTTCTTCAAAGTAACAATATTTATTGTAAGAACGATAAAATGCTTTTTTAGGTTTTAGACAAATTTTTTCTGTGATCACTTTTTCTGTAATAAGCATCTAAACAATTACGCATATTGAAAATTTAATTCATTGTTTTATATAAATAAATAATTTCAGCAACCACTTCAGCTTTGTCATTAAACACACAAATCACACCCTTATAAAATTTAACTTAGATCTCATTTTTTGTATTTCACATGTTAATCGCATAGACAAGATTAAACGATTCAGCTAACCTTGTTAACGATAACATGATTAACAAATAATCAGATCCGCTTGCAAGTCTTCTGGCTGATCCGGCTACGAATAATAATCAGGAGAAATTATGTTTAACTTACCAATAAGCGATATCCACCTTGCAGCTGCTGCATCTGATAAAAAAAATGCAATAGAACAAGTTGCCAAATCATTAGAAAATGCAGGCTATGCAAAAAGCGGTTATGCGCAAGGAATGCTTAACCGGGAAACCCAAGCGCCTACCTTTTTAGGGAATGGTATCGCTATCCCACACGGGACAGTAGAGACGCGAGATCAGGTATTAAAAACGGGTTTTGCTGTCTTTCAATTCCCTGATGGTATTGATTGGGGTGATAACCAAACTGCTTATATTGTTATTGGCATTGCCGCTCAATCAAATGAGCATCTCGAATTGCTACGCCAATTAACCCACATAATCAGTGATGAACACACCGCTGATGCTATAGCCAAAGCTGACACCGCCGAAACCTTAAAGCAACTTCTAATGGGTGAGCGTCAAACTCAACCGGTGAAATTTGATGAATCAATGGTCACGGTTAGTGCTCAAGTTGATAATATAAATACATTGAAAATACAGAATATTATTAACCTACAAAACGCTGAAGCTATCAGCACCGACTTTATTTCTCGAGTTCTCACTCAAACCCCGTCATATTTAGGTCAAGGTATTTGGTTAAGTGATAGTCCAATCGGAAACATTGAGAATGCGATTGCGATATCGACGGTAAAAAAACCATTTAGCTTTCAAGGTAACCCCGTCAGCATTCTAATTACCCTCTCTTACGCTAATTATCAAATAGAGACTTTGTTACTAAAAATAAACAATTTATTGAAAAATAAAGAAGCAAATCTCATTCTCGAAAATGATAACGTTAACAAACTAATTGATTTATTGCGTCCTGATGACTCACACACAGAAAGTGATTCATTGAATACAAACATATCTGGAATAACTCAGGACTTCACCATTCTTAACCCACATGGGTTACATACGCGGCCTAGCACTCAGTTAGTCACTGCTATTAAGCAATTCGAAAGCACGATTACAGTCAGTAATCTTGATGGTACTTCGACTCCCGTAAATGGTCGAAGCTTAATGAAAATTGTCAGCTTAGGGGCTAAATGTGGGCATCGTTTACGCATTCACGCAGAAGGTGTAGATGCACAAGAAGCCATCAATACCATTGGTGAGGCAATCAATTCAGGACTTGGAGAAAAAGTCGCATGAGCAGAAGAGTCGCAACGATCACGTTAAACCCTGCCTACGATTTGGTTGGGCTATTACCTGATATTCATCGCGGGGATGTGAACTTAGTCAAAACAGCAGGCCTTCATGCCGCTGGAAAAGGCATAAATGTGGCTAAAGTACTTAAAAATTTAGGGATTGATGTCACTGTTGGTGGTTTCTTGGGTAAAGAGAATCAAGATGGCTTCCAAAAAGCCTTCAGCGAAACAGGAATTGCTAACCGCTTTCAAGTTGTTGAAGGCCGCACCCGCATCAATGTCAAACTAACAGAGCAAACTGGTGAAGTTACCGATTTTAACTTTTCAGGATTCAGTATTACTAAAGCGGATTGGCAGCGTTTCGTCACCGACTCATTAAGCTGGGCGGGTCAGTTCGATATGATTTGCGTCAGTGGCAGTTTACCTCAGGGCATTGATTTAAATGATTTTACTCAATGGATGTTACGCCTTAGAGAACAATGTATGTGTGTCATTTTTGATAGCAGCCGCGAGGCCTTTGTCGCTGGGCTCAAAGCTTCTCCTTGGTTAGTAAAACCTAATCACCGTGAACTTGAAATTTGGGCCGGAAAACCGCTCCCTACCCAGCAAGATATCGTAAATGCCGCAAATCAACTTCGACAACAAGGTATTGCCCATGTGGTGGTTTCTTTAGGCGAAAAAGGCGCTATGTGGGTCAATTCATCGGGCGCTTGGTTTGCTAAACCACCTGAATGTGAGGTTATCAGCACCGTTGGCGCAGGGGATTCAATGGTAGGTGGATTAATTTACGGGCTAATGATGAGGCAAACAAGTGAGCACACACTTCGCTTAGCTACCGCGGTTTCTGCACTTGCTGTCTCTCAACCCAATGTCGGTATCACAGACCGAGCGCAACTTGCACATATGATGACGAAGGTTGATTTACAACCGTTTACGGCTCAATGAGGATGAAAAACATGAAAATATTAATCGCTCCAAGCCACCAGCAAGGCCCTGCTATTTGCTGGCTAGCCATCGATGCCTTAAAAAATGTATCTGCCTTACAAAATATCACCTTCACAGAACAACTTACTGATGCAGATATTGTGATTTGTTTCGATACTCAGTTGCCGGAAAATTTTAATTGCTCAGATAAAAAAGTCTATTTCGGTCACCCCGATGTCGCTGTTAGGCAACCTGCTGAATTTCTGTCATCTGCAATTAACGAAGCGACACTGTGTGAGCAAAAAATTACCGAGCCGCAGCATGCGAAAGCTTACTCTGTATTAGCCGTTACCGCTTGCCCAACAGGGGTTGCGCACACTTATATGTCCGCGGAAGCACTCGAGGCTGAAGCAAAAAAACGAGGCTGGAATATCAAAGTCGAAACCCGGGGCTCTGTCGGGGTTGGAAATGAAATTACGCCAGAAGAGATAGCACAAGCTGATTTAGTCATTGTCGCTGCCGATATCGAAGTCAATGTGGATAAGTTTTCGGGGAAGCCAATGTACCGCACCTCCACCAGTGCCGCATTGAAGAAAACAGCACAAGAAATGGATAGAGCAGTAGAAGAAGCAAATATATTCACACCACAAAGCGGAAAAACATCAGCCCAAACGAGTAGATCGACAGAAAAACGCGGAGTGTATAAGCACTTACTTACCGGGGTATCATACATGCTCCCTATGGTTGTCGCTGGGGGATTATGTACTGCGCTTTCATTTGCTTTTGGTTTAGACGCATCCAATGTCGAAGGCTCTCTGGCTTGGGCACTTAGCCTAATTGGCGGACAAACAGCCCTTGCATTAATGGTGCCTGTACTATCGGGTTATATCGCCTATTCCATTGCTGACAGAACGGGGTTAACCCCAGGTTTGGTCGGCGGGGTACTTGCAACCACTTTAGGTGCAGGGTTCTTAGGTGGGATCATTTCTGGTTTTCTTGCCGGTTATAGTGCTCACTTTATTAGTACCCGATTAAAATTGCCGCAAACTATGGAAGCGTTAAAGCCAATTCTAATCGTACCGCTCATTTCCACTTTATTCACGGGTTTAGCGATGATCTATGTCATTGGCCACCCTGTAGCGTGGTTAATGGATTGGCTAACTAACTGGTTAAATACCATGGGAACCACTAATGCGGTGATCTTAGGCGCAATTCTAGGGGCGATGATGTGTACGGATATGGGAGGCCCAGTCAATAAAGCCGCATATGCCTTTGGTGTCGGTCTATTAAGTTCACAAACCTATGCGCCAATGGCAGCAATTATGGCGGCAGGAATGGTGCCACCTCTGGCAATGGGCGTTGCAACACTATTAGCACGACATAAGTTTGTACCTGCTGAACGCGAAGCGGGTAAAGCCTCTTTTGTTCTCGGTTTATGTTTTATTTCAGAAGGTGCGATCCCATTTGCGGCCAAAGACCCGATTCGTGTTCTCCCTACTTGCATTATTGGTGGCGCAATAACAGGGGCGCTATCCATGTATTTTGGTATTCAGCTAATGGCACCTCACGGTGGTTTATTTGTGCTGTTAATACCCGGAGCTATTAATCATGTATTGATGTATTTATTCGCGATAGTGGCTGGTACGGTGGTTTCAGGTGTGCTTTATGCCATTGTCAAAAAAGCGACACCTAAAGAAGCCCAACAAGAAATGGCGAGTATCGCTTAATCACACAACTTTAAGTTCCATTCCTAGTCCCTGTTGGTAGTCTTATTCCCCCCCTTAATTGGGGGGCTTTTTATCCAATGAGAAAAAGATAATATTATTACTCGAAGGCCTTTCTATTGGTTCAATATAACTATGCTGATATGAATCTAAACTTAAATTTTCTCGGTTTCTGATTACTGTTAGACATTTTATGAGTGGAGGCCTGTTAGGAGCATTAAGAGACAATGAAGCATCTTCTATCTTTATATTTTTAATTGTTTTTTGTCTATATTCGGAATAACTTTGGGGGCGGAGTTATCGACTTTACCAATATAACTAATAAAAGTTCGTTCTAGTGGTACAACCCTTTGAGAAGGTTTGAAAAAGTTTCGGAGTTTTTGAGTAAACCTCGTAATCGGCTGACTAATTTTATTTTTTATTCCTTTTATGCATCTAGCGATATTTTTGGATGCATTACTTGGAACTTTATGATCTTTCATATAGTTATTGATTAAATTCTCATCAGTACACCCACCTGATTTTACAGAACTTTGACTCGTCTTAATTACCATAATTACCCTTACTCAAACTTTAATTGATGAAAATATATTCTATGTGCATCAATTCTTTGGTAAATAAATAATTATTTCTTTCAATTTTAGCTAACAAAATAAAAACGGTTAGATACCAATACCTAACCGTTTGAATATATGAAAATTTATTTTTAAATCAATCAGTACTTAAAATGATAACTTGGGGAGCATACAAAAGTATGTGACCCAAGTAGCCAAGTGATGGCAACACCGCCACAGCGCGAAATATGACGCGTATTATTTGCGACGCCAAGTGGTCCCCTGTGCCCCATCCTCAAGCACAATCCCCATGGCAGTAAGTTCATCACGAGCCGCATCCGCTTGTGCCCAATCTTTATTCTTACGTGCATCTAGGCGTTGTTGAATTAATGCCTCAATTTTTGCCACTTCCGCATCATCTTCAGTTTGTGCACCGCCTTTTAAAAAGACTTCAGGGTCTTGTTCTAATAAACCCAGCACGCTTGCTAACTCACGCAATTGTGCAGCCATACCATTTGCTGCTGACATATCTTCTGATTTCAGGCGGTTAACTTCACGAACCATGTCAAATAATACCGAATAGGCTTCAGGTGTATTAAAGTCATCATTCATCGCTTCAATGAAACGTGCTTTAAACTCGTCACCACCTGCAGGCACAGCTGACTTATCCGTACCACGCAACGCAGTGTACATGCGCTCAAGCGCAGTACGTGCCTGTTTCAAGTTCTCTTCTGTGTAATTCAGTTGGCTACGGTAATGGCCTGATAACAGAAAATAACGCACCGTTTCTGCATCGTAATACTCAAGCACATCACGGATAGTAAAGAAGTTATTGAGAGATTTAGACATTTTCTCTCTGTCTACCATGACCATACCGGAGTGCATCCAGTAGTTCACATATGGGCCATCATGGGCACAGGTAGATTGCGCAATTTCATTTTCATGGTGAGGAAACATTAAATCAGAGCCGCCACCGTGAATATCAAAATGGTTGCCTAACGTTTTGCTGTTCATGGCCGAACATTCAATGTGCCAACCTGGACGGCCTAAGCCCCATGGGGATCTCCAGCTTGGTTCGCCTTCTTTAGACATTTTCCACAAGACGAAGTCCATTGGATTACGTTTTACATCAGCAACTTCGACGCGAGCACCTGCTTGCAGCTGTTCTAAATCTTGACGCGATAACAGTCCATAATTTGGATCGGTTTTGACTTCAAACATCACATCGCCATTCGCAGCAACATAGGCATGACCACGCTCTATCAAGCTTTGGGTTAATTCAATAATTTCACCAATATGACGTGTTGCGCGTGGTTCGCTATCAGGACGTAAAATATTTAACGCATCGAAATCTTTATGCATTTCAGCCAACATACGCGTTGTTAGCTCTTCGACACTTTCATTATTTTCTGCCGCACGTTTAATGATTTTATCGTCAATATCGGTGACGTTGCGTACATAATTTAAGTCATAACCCAAATAACGTAAATAGCGGCTAATTGCATCAAACGCCACAAATGTACGGCCATGGCCGATATGACACAAGTCGTAGATAGTGATGCCACACACATACATCCCAATCTTCCCTGCTTGGATGGGCTTAAACTCTTCTTTTTGACGACTTTGTGTATTAAAAATTTGTAGCATCTGAACTTTTCCATTTATTTGAAAAATGATTATCGATTTCTACCGATAAAATATCATGTTATTGAACCCCGATCACCTTAAGAATGCAAGGGTTTACCCCGCTTCCTTTTCAGTTTATTGATTAGGTTTAATACACATCTATTATGCTATAAACGGCCGACTAAGCTTCCTTCCGCTTCAAGTCAGGTTTTATCTGTGATATAAACGTGCTGATCTCAACGCTTTCGCAAGTTAGCGCACAAAAAACAATTATTCAGGATAGCTATTATGGTTACATTTCATACCAATCACGGTGACATTGTTATCAAAACGTTTGACGATAAAGCCCCCGTTACTGTCGGAAATTTTTTAACTTACTGCCGTGAAGGTTTTTACAATAATACCATTTTCCATCGTGTTATTAATGGCTTCATGATCCAAGGCGGTGGTTTTGAGCCAGGCATGGAACAAAAAAACACTAAAGCACCTATCAAAAATGAAGCTAACAACGGTCTAAAAAATACCCGTGGTACTTTAGCGATGGCTCGTACTAACGACCCGCATTCTGCAACAGCACAATTTTTCATCAACGTTGCTGACAACGACTTCTTAAACTTCCGTTCAGAACGCCCTGATGGCTGGGGTTACTGCGTGTTTGCTGAAGTGGTTGAAGGTATGGACGTTGTTGACAAAATCAAAGGTGTCTCAACAGGTCGTAGCGGCTTCCACCAAGACGTTCCACGCGAAGACGTCATCATTGAAAAAGTGACGGTCAGCGAGTAAACCTGAACGCATGTCCACTTACATCATTGCAGATTTGCATTTGAGTGAAGATGAACCGGCGATCACCGCCGGTTTTATTAATTTTATTCAACAGCAAGCCATCCATGCCGAAAGCCTATATATTCTCGGTGATTTTTTTAATTATTGGGTGGGCGATGATGATGCCAATCCGCTGCATCAGCTAGTTGCCAATGAATTGAAACAGCTCACAGAACGCGGCATTCCCTGCTATTTCATTCATGGAAATCGAGATTTTTTAATTGGTAAACGCTATGCGAAACAGTGTGGCATGACCATACTCCCACAAGAAACATTGCTCGAACTTTATGATAAGCGCATTTTAATTCTGCATGGTGATACTTTATGCACAGATGATGCCGCCTATCAAAATTACCGTAAAAAAGTTCACACGCCTTGGATCCAACGAGTGTTTTTACTACTCCCGCTCTTCATACGTCGCCGTATCGCACAAAAAATGCGGCAAAATAGCCAATATGCAAGCAGCATGAAAGCCGAGTCGATTATGGACGTCAATTCACAAGCCGTTATTGATGCATTACAAAGGCACCAAGCGCAATGGATGATCCATGGTCA is drawn from Providencia huaxiensis and contains these coding sequences:
- the folD gene encoding bifunctional methylenetetrahydrofolate dehydrogenase/methenyltetrahydrofolate cyclohydrolase FolD, with the protein product MLAKIIDGKTIAQTIRQEVAQKVQLRLEQGKRAPGLAVILVGANPASQIYVGSKRRACEEVGFISRSYDLPDTTTEAELLKLIDDLNQDPEIDGILVQLPLPAGIDNVKVIERIHPDKDVDGFHPYNVGRLCQRAPRLRPCTPKGIVTLLERCGINTYGLNAVIIGASNIVGRPMSLELLLAGCTTTVTHRFTKDLEHHVRHADLVVVAVGKPNFIPGEWIKPGAIVVDVGINRLESGKVTGDVDFDEAAKNAAWITPVPGGVGPMTVATLIQNTLQACEEYHDI
- the ybcJ gene encoding ribosome-associated protein YbcJ, with the protein product MDIFNLNGHPHVELCDLLKIEGWAESGAMAKAMIADGLVEVDGVVETRKRCKIVAGKIVSMGSEKIKVVE
- the fruB gene encoding fused PTS fructose transporter subunit IIA/HPr protein, with translation MFNLPISDIHLAAAASDKKNAIEQVAKSLENAGYAKSGYAQGMLNRETQAPTFLGNGIAIPHGTVETRDQVLKTGFAVFQFPDGIDWGDNQTAYIVIGIAAQSNEHLELLRQLTHIISDEHTADAIAKADTAETLKQLLMGERQTQPVKFDESMVTVSAQVDNINTLKIQNIINLQNAEAISTDFISRVLTQTPSYLGQGIWLSDSPIGNIENAIAISTVKKPFSFQGNPVSILITLSYANYQIETLLLKINNLLKNKEANLILENDNVNKLIDLLRPDDSHTESDSLNTNISGITQDFTILNPHGLHTRPSTQLVTAIKQFESTITVSNLDGTSTPVNGRSLMKIVSLGAKCGHRLRIHAEGVDAQEAINTIGEAINSGLGEKVA
- the fruK gene encoding 1-phosphofructokinase, with the translated sequence MSRRVATITLNPAYDLVGLLPDIHRGDVNLVKTAGLHAAGKGINVAKVLKNLGIDVTVGGFLGKENQDGFQKAFSETGIANRFQVVEGRTRINVKLTEQTGEVTDFNFSGFSITKADWQRFVTDSLSWAGQFDMICVSGSLPQGIDLNDFTQWMLRLREQCMCVIFDSSREAFVAGLKASPWLVKPNHRELEIWAGKPLPTQQDIVNAANQLRQQGIAHVVVSLGEKGAMWVNSSGAWFAKPPECEVISTVGAGDSMVGGLIYGLMMRQTSEHTLRLATAVSALAVSQPNVGITDRAQLAHMMTKVDLQPFTAQ
- the fruA gene encoding PTS fructose transporter subunit IIBC — translated: MKILIAPSHQQGPAICWLAIDALKNVSALQNITFTEQLTDADIVICFDTQLPENFNCSDKKVYFGHPDVAVRQPAEFLSSAINEATLCEQKITEPQHAKAYSVLAVTACPTGVAHTYMSAEALEAEAKKRGWNIKVETRGSVGVGNEITPEEIAQADLVIVAADIEVNVDKFSGKPMYRTSTSAALKKTAQEMDRAVEEANIFTPQSGKTSAQTSRSTEKRGVYKHLLTGVSYMLPMVVAGGLCTALSFAFGLDASNVEGSLAWALSLIGGQTALALMVPVLSGYIAYSIADRTGLTPGLVGGVLATTLGAGFLGGIISGFLAGYSAHFISTRLKLPQTMEALKPILIVPLISTLFTGLAMIYVIGHPVAWLMDWLTNWLNTMGTTNAVILGAILGAMMCTDMGGPVNKAAYAFGVGLLSSQTYAPMAAIMAAGMVPPLAMGVATLLARHKFVPAEREAGKASFVLGLCFISEGAIPFAAKDPIRVLPTCIIGGAITGALSMYFGIQLMAPHGGLFVLLIPGAINHVLMYLFAIVAGTVVSGVLYAIVKKATPKEAQQEMASIA
- the cysS gene encoding cysteine--tRNA ligase, producing the protein MLQIFNTQSRQKEEFKPIQAGKIGMYVCGITIYDLCHIGHGRTFVAFDAISRYLRYLGYDLNYVRNVTDIDDKIIKRAAENNESVEELTTRMLAEMHKDFDALNILRPDSEPRATRHIGEIIELTQSLIERGHAYVAANGDVMFEVKTDPNYGLLSRQDLEQLQAGARVEVADVKRNPMDFVLWKMSKEGEPSWRSPWGLGRPGWHIECSAMNSKTLGNHFDIHGGGSDLMFPHHENEIAQSTCAHDGPYVNYWMHSGMVMVDREKMSKSLNNFFTIRDVLEYYDAETVRYFLLSGHYRSQLNYTEENLKQARTALERMYTALRGTDKSAVPAGGDEFKARFIEAMNDDFNTPEAYSVLFDMVREVNRLKSEDMSAANGMAAQLRELASVLGLLEQDPEVFLKGGAQTEDDAEVAKIEALIQQRLDARKNKDWAQADAARDELTAMGIVLEDGAQGTTWRRK
- the ppiB gene encoding peptidylprolyl isomerase B, which produces MVTFHTNHGDIVIKTFDDKAPVTVGNFLTYCREGFYNNTIFHRVINGFMIQGGGFEPGMEQKNTKAPIKNEANNGLKNTRGTLAMARTNDPHSATAQFFINVADNDFLNFRSERPDGWGYCVFAEVVEGMDVVDKIKGVSTGRSGFHQDVPREDVIIEKVTVSE
- the lpxH gene encoding UDP-2,3-diacylglucosamine diphosphatase yields the protein MSTYIIADLHLSEDEPAITAGFINFIQQQAIHAESLYILGDFFNYWVGDDDANPLHQLVANELKQLTERGIPCYFIHGNRDFLIGKRYAKQCGMTILPQETLLELYDKRILILHGDTLCTDDAAYQNYRKKVHTPWIQRVFLLLPLFIRRRIAQKMRQNSQYASSMKAESIMDVNSQAVIDALQRHQAQWMIHGHTHRPAIHEINIGGKLHYRGVLGAWHHEGSAFVINEQGIELTFFPFE